A genome region from Gadus macrocephalus chromosome 15, ASM3116895v1 includes the following:
- the LOC132473302 gene encoding glycine N-acyltransferase-like protein 3, which produces MKILNNHEIRIAERQLQKHIPKSLKVCGHLFALNRTQGSRHTVEICVDAWPEFNLIVCRPQTENKNVPENTKWVSLFCNDEQILSNMLKEDEIIDWSGYCMLAGIDVSYNQLFKEISSQRASSFRGLTRVHLLHLIDLDSLLSTEHSEDHFRISSLNDSHVELVNTTWKFGGDENGIRRIKKMIGNSPSCCIVDDHGQPVSWILLYDYCAMGMLHTLPAHRGKGYAKALVSCMARKLHAQGFPLYCFVEEENAVSYKLFKNLGFVEDPSYRAAWWECNF; this is translated from the exons ATGAAGATTCTAAACAACCATGAAATACGGATCGCCGAACGACAACTTCAGAAGCATATACCAAAAAGTTTAAAG GTATGTGGACATCTGTTCGCTCTGAACAGAACCCAAGGGAGTAGGCATACTGTGGAGATCTGTGTGGACGCCTGGCCAGAGTTTAACCTTATAGTCTGCCGTCCCCAAACCGAG AACAAGAATGTTCCAGAGAACACGAAATGGGTTTCATTGTTCTGCAATGATGAGCAGATTCTATCGAATATGTTAAAAGAAGATGAGATCATTGACTGGAGTGGCTATTGCATGCTTGCAG GAATAGATGTGTCCTACAATCAATTGTTCAAAGAAATATCCTCTCAAAGAGCCAGCAGCTTCCGGGGCCTAACGCGTGTGCATCTATTACATTTGATCGATTTGGATTCCCTGCTCTCAACAGAACACAG TGAGGATCACTTTAGGATCTCCTCTTTGAACGACTCCCATGTTGAGTTAGTCAACACAACTTGGAAATTCGGAGGGGATGAGAATGGAATAAGGCGCATTAAAAAGATGATTGGCAACTCTCCCTCATGTTGCATCGTCGATGACCATGGACAACCCGTTTCCTGGATTCTACTGTATGATTACTGTGCCATGGGCATGCTTCACACGCTACCAGCACACAGAGGAAAGGGCTACGCCAAAGCCCTGGTGAGCTGCATGGCCCGGAAACTCCATGCCCAGGGCTTTCCTCTTTACTGctttgtggaggaggagaacgcaGTGTCCTACAAGCTCTTCAAGAACCTGGGCTTTGTTGAAGATCCGTCATACAGGGCTGCCTGGTGGGAATGCAACTTCTGA